The segment CATCTTTATCTGTTAAAACCCAATCTCCTTCAAAATCAGAGCTACATCCAACCAATAACAAGATCAACACAAACAGTCCAACTAGTTTCTTCATTATTCACACTCTCTTTCGAAATCGTTACTCCTGTTAGCCATTTTGCTCATCCAGAGTAATAATATAATTTCCCCAAGCAATAATCTCAATAATATTGTCTTGAAATGGAAAGATGTAATGATGCGACTTATTCATAAAGTCAGCTGTGTCATCATTTAGCTTGAGCTCTTGTTTTAATGTTTGGATCCATTTCGATTCGGTATCTTCTAATATGAACTTTTTATAAACACCATCTATCAGTAATGAGTTTACATCAAAACAATCTATTGTCGTTAACTTTACGCCTTGAAATGGTTTAAATACAATCTTCCATCTATTTTCGTTGATGTCATCAAAGTATATACTGAGCTCTGGAAAGTTCACTACTACTTTCTCCAAAGGAGTTTCATGTATTTCAATTTCATTGTTTACGACTCTTAACATTAGCTGATCCCTCCAACGCCCATAATCTATTTTCAACAATTCCAGAGAAATGGACCCCCTAATCCAACGGATTCGTTTTACAATCGCATTATGTTTCTTTTGACATCTATTACATTATTTTCACCTATATAATACGTGTCTAAGACGTTATTTCGACTTTGAATCCAATCAAATTTTGTACCATAATAAACATCCAATACTCCAATCGAGGAGTCCCTAGCTATAATGAGAGTTTGGTAACCAGTATCAAAGGCGATGAATAGACCTATATCAGCATCAATGCTCCAATTATGTTGAGGGTCTTCGACCCATTGGATCTTATAGTGCAATATTTCTACAGATTTAACGCTTTGTTTTGCCCAATCATGTCCAAGTGATTCTTTTAGCCCTGTAAGTTCCTCCTTACATTCACCTTCATATTCAAATGTATGTTTTACCTCCAATCTAGGAAACTCCTCGTTCTCTACAGTTTTGAAAGGACTGCTTGCGATTACGATCTCAGTATGCTCAAGGAATAATCCAACTGATAGAGCCATATTATATTGACAATTGTTCTTTTCTTCAGGTAAGCCTACTGGATACAACTTCATGTCAGTTATATCTTTTCCTTTGATTTGCTTAAGGTTCTCTATTGAACTACTCGTCATCATTGATACGATTTTATTAGACATTATCATGCACCTCATTCTTTATCTGGGTGTGTCAATATATACACACCAAAAGGGAGTTTTATTTCGTTGAGTTTAGCATCCATTTAGAATATTGGTTGCAACCTTACTATCCGGTTTGACTCGAATAATTTCTTGGGAGATTGACTTCGCTTCGGAGTCATCAAGAAGACGATCAGGTATTTCGTAAAACAAGAGCATAAATTCCTTAAACACTAGATTGTTAGGATCTAATTCAATCGCTCTTTTGGAATGATGAAAAGCTACTCGATAACCTCCGATAAAATGGTAAATGGTGGATTTCAGATGTTTCTTCTTTCAATAATAGTGTATTCAGCAAGGTGTAAACACCTATATCCTCTGTGTCAAAACTTAATTCCAACAGGATTCCTTCCAGCTTATCAACATCCATATTTTCAACAAGGATTGTAGCTTTAATAAAGTCCCCCGCTCTTATAAGGTTATTTATTTTTTCTTTCACTTTTTATCACAACCTCCACTTTTAAAAACACCTATCAATCAGAAACCTCCCTCTGGCTTCATATAAGAAAGCCCCAGTTCATAACTGGGGGAATAAATTCAGATGGGAGGAAACAAGCAGACTCTATTCACTGGTAAAGGGGGGAGAATAGAGTCATACTTTCCGAACTCCATCATTTCCCGAACATGGTTGCTCACATCCGTAGTGCCAAAGGTTTGCTCGATAATTTTTCCTCTTTTTCTTTCAAATAGAGTTTTCCGATACCTCCCATCAGTTTCATAAAGGTATCCCAGTTTTGCAACACCATTATCATGTAAAAATCTTTTCTCTCTCAGGAACAAACTGTCAATATGTTTGGTATAGTATTCACATAGAAATCTTTTTTGTAGAGATGGTAAGTGTATCACTGTGCAGTAAGCATCATCGAAAAAGAATCGTATCACATACTTTATGCTGTTATCCTGTAGAAGGGCTACTACATATTGTTTTTTTCCTTTATGCCATTTTTCTGCTTCTTCCATACTAAGCAGATCTTCAGGTTCATCATAATACATATCCCAGTATTTGAAATACTCTTTCTCCACATTAACCCTCCTATTTCTTTTTAGGATTTAATACATTACCGTTTTCATCTCTAATCAATACTTTCTTCTCGTTTGCATAATCTAACATCTCTTCGGGAATTTTTCCTTTTTGAACGGGTACTTCCAAAATCATAGTACCATCTAGGATTGTCCAAGGAGTCGAACTCAATCTTTTTCTTTTATCGAAAGGCAACCAAAAGCCCCGATTTTTGTCGGGGCTTTTGGTTGGGGAAAAATAGGATCGTAATTCCTATCCTAACCCCAATTCTCAGGATACACGATAATGGAATAAACTCGTTTATAGTATCCATCGGCTTCAATACTTACACCTTTAACACCTTTTATAAAAAACAACTCTTCATCCTCATCGTAGAATAAGTTTGGTTCTTTTTTCATTGCTTCATCCAAATCCATCCCCAAATAAATCTTATCGAATAGTTTACCCTTGTAGTTTTTAAATGTGCATATCTTCGTAAGTTTGTGGTCAGGAATATGAATTTCGAATGAAATTGTATCTTTAAATGTATACACTACATGCAATGACTGTAATTCTGCATATTTTTTTTGGTCATCAAACATCTTAATCTCGAAAGAAGACACCAAACTCATGTAATCTGATAAGCTTTTGCCAATACAAAGCCCCCCGCACGATACTCCTGGTAGAATAGGAGCATTGAAGTCTAATGGTTCTTTGTACATTTCTCTCACCTCATAGATGAATTATCTACCCAATAAAAATCTCCTTTCATTTCACTTTTGTATAAGGAAGGAAATTCAGTTTTCCTAATGTGACTTCATAGAGGGACTTGATATTGCAAACGATGGGGATGTTCTTAGGATAAAGTCTGTATCCTTTCTTTTGAGACCAACAATTTAAGAAGCCTTGGATGATCTCCAAGGCTATAACGGTTATACCACTCATTTCTCATTTTTCAAAGGGGAGACGGGTTACCTTGTCTGTACCTATCTTTCGGTTCTTCCGTAATGTTTCCAGATCCGGATAAACATCATAGCCCAACTCCTTGATCATTTCCAGGTATCTTTTTTCCGTGCGGATGGTTTTGTTTGTTATGCTATCATACCAACGATTGCGTTTTTCGAAAAAATCATAAAGGATGTCACATTAGGTACAATCACACTTCAAACCAAAGGTAAAATCGTATTCCTTCATGGCCTCATGAAAACACCAATTAATTTGTTTCAGTTTTTAAAAGAATTATCTTTAGACTGTCTAGATCCCTTTTTATTTCGTCTAAATCCTCTAAAAGAGGATCGTATTGGGTCCAATTGTTAAAGTCAGGTTTTGATAACAGTGGATGATGCTTTAGGATTTCTATTAACCGCTTACGTGCTTTTTTATTATTTCTCCAGAATTGTACATCTAATTTTGTAGACATTAATCTAATCAATTCTCCATCAAAAAGATCTCCCCCAAAGGGGTCGCTTTTTATGATTTCTATTACTCCAAAGATAATATGCTCTGGGAAAATACCTTGACGTAAACACCGAGCCAAGTCAAATACCGTTAAATCGCAAATCTTTTTTTCTCTTATTTCTCCATACCATATTGATAACGATGATTCTGGGTCTACTTCATATTCTGAAGATAATCCCATATGTTTTTCCAAATCCACCATAGTTGTGTCTCTCCATGAATAATCCATAGTATCGACCTACCCTAAAGTTTGTTACGTCGTGGTTTGTGATTATAAATTCTATCTATATATTTATCGGATTTTCTGGTGACTCCTCCATAGTTTTTCTTTGCATCGGATCCAGCTCTGGATTTTTTAAATCCCCCTTTAGTTTACGATCCTCCATGGAATAAGGGAGGAGGATACGTCTTTTCCCGATACGATTTCATTTTAGGCGGACTTGATATGGCCAACGATGGGGAGTCAGGGTAAGGTTCTCCCTTTTCTATAACCGTTACAGCCTTGGATGATCTCCAAGGCTGTAGTTATACCAACTCATTTCTCATTTTTCAAAGGGAAGACGGGTTACTTTGTCTGAGCCTACCTTTTTGTTCTTCCGCAATGTTTCCAGATCCGGGTAGACATCATAGCCTAACTCCTTGATCATTTCCAGGTATCTTTTTTCCGTGCGGATGGTTTTGTTTATTTCGTTATCATACCAACGATTGCGTCTATCGAAAAAATCATAGTGTTTGTCACAATAAGCGCAATAACAATCCATCCCCATATCGAGAAAGTATTCGATAGAGACTTCATGAAAACACCTTGGACAAGGAGCATTCCACTGATACTCTACATCGGGGATGCACCCTTTTTCAAGGCTGCGTATCCGCGTAACATGAGGCATCCCTTCCACCCCTTCTGACCAGCTCACTCCTGTCGGTTGAAAGGAAACCCGTTTAATCGCCTTTTCCATGGCTGCTTCAGAGGATGGGGCTTTTATCCAATGTTTCACTTCTTCCTTTCTGGTAAATAACTCAATTTCATACTGATCCGATGGGTGCAGATTTTCGGGACGGAGTGGATCCCACTTAGGTTTCTTTTTCGCTTGGGTAAAGTAATCCATTATCTCTGAAGTCTTTGTTTCCCCGTTGTTACCACCCTCAACTTCCTCGAGATATAGATCGATTACCTTTTTGAAA is part of the Kroppenstedtia pulmonis genome and harbors:
- a CDS encoding contact-dependent growth inhibition system immunity protein, whose product is MVDLEKHMGLSSEYEVDPESSLSIWYGEIREKKICDLTVFDLARCLRQGIFPEHIIFGVIEIIKSDPFGGDLFDGELIRLMSTKLDVQFWRNNKKARKRLIEILKHHPLLSKPDFNNWTQYDPLLEDLDEIKRDLDSLKIILLKTETN